The window TGCATGTCATGCAAATTATTTTCACGAATCTAGTTGCTGCAATTATGATTGATCTTGCACCTTCTGTAGCAGTATTCTTCGATGAATTGtataatgattttaaaaaattcgtCGTGTTTAAGTTCTAAATTATTGCCTAGTCGGGGAGAGCTTGAATTTTCATTACAGTGATGAATAGCTGCTCATTTCTGCAGATTGAGATTCATGGCTCACAAGTTATTAAGAATTCAATCAGAATTTGTTTATCATGAAAGCTCTTTTTCTGTTATAATTGACAAGCCCTACTTAACTTTTGTCATAACTTTTCCATATGGCTTCAAATGTTTATAACATAGGTAAAGTAGAGAGTGATAGAGCTATTTACTCACAACTTGATAGTTGATACGATTTCAAAAGCATGACTTGTGTGAAATTGTAAAGGGAAATGTTATTTTCagagttttttttatttcaacaGCAATATGTTGctctgaaaataaaaaatttgctcTGAATTTAGATTTCCTGAGAATCAAATGCAAGATGACAAAGATGAGACAAGCatgtaatttattaataaaactaaCCAAAAATTTCATTTCTCCCGGGTcctatataactaattttttttttttttctcttttcacaATCAGCAAAAGGGAAGGCATCAAGGCTCAAGCATAGTACAAGTTTTATATCAAAGCAAATGTACATTTTTTATAATCTACTCCATTTGTGCTAATAAGCTTGTCTTCTCATATCCCAGCTGTTAAATAGGCCTAGTAGTTAACAGCTAATGTTGATTGCATGCTTTCATGCTCTGAGCATGAAATAACTTCTAGAGTTCATTTGGCTTTTGGCATGGTCTTGCCTCAATGACCCAACTTCACGAAAACCATGTATTCACTGTATACATTTGGTTCTTGTTTTCCAGTAGACAAGGTTTGGGGGAGGGGGGTCATTGTGCTTTAACTTAGCTTCCTCCTTTTAGTGTTTTCCGCATAATGAGAAGAACTTAAACATGATTCAACTGTTGAATCATCACTTCTATAGCTTAAACAAGCGGCAGCATCTAGCACACCACTAGGGCTTCGGGGCAATGATGATGGGATTAATCCATTTGGACCACTACTTCTAAATGCACTGAAAGATGGTGATGATCTCTTTATCAGTTCGACACATTTTACCAATTTATCCTGCAAAATATGAAGGAAAAACTATTAAAACTTTTGATACGTTAGGCACTTTTCTCAAATCTCGATATCCCTATATAAGCCGATTAATTCCACATTTTGGCATTTGAACCTAATAGGATACAACTTTTGTGATTGCTTAAGGCATTTACATGATTTTGGTGTCTGCTTAAGTATCCGATTACAAGAATAATGCACAAAGTGGCTGCAAGTAATTAAACTCGAAtcacaagaaaaatataaaaggcAAACATTATTATATCATTCATCTATAACTCTCCACTTCTCTCCTTTCTAGTTATGCATCATTTCATTGTGACTCTCCCATCCTCCCATTTTTAGATAATGGACCACATAGTATTTACCTTTTGTAAATGGTGATCGAGTTCATATAATGCATTTTTGGTTTCTACTGTATGAGTGTCTCCTGCAACAGACAGAGCCACTGCTGCTGCAATTTCAGAAGGCCTGAATTCCAAGAATTCAATCCCTGAATTTAAGTCACAGTAAAGATAATATCAGCACACACACGCAAagcacacacacatatgaaccatcaaaaatataatagaatgaCCTTTTGTCAGGCTTGCTATAAGTTGCGTCGATCTGTATATTGTAGACGTTGATGCAATATGATCCCCCGTAGTCTTTGCAATAAAATACTCAATAAATGAGAAAGGGGTTACTGATTGCATTCTCCACTTCAATGTACTCAAAACAAGAAGTTCCATTCTCTGTATGGTTCTTGCttcaaatataaatttcgaTTCACAAACCTGATCATTGAAGTCATAATTCAATCAGGGGAATCATCTTAACATAACCAACAGAAAATCTTCAATGAATCAGTAAAAACTAACAATGCTACAAGTATACCTGTAAATCTAAGAGCAATGGCACTTCAGTCTCCTCCGTTTTGGCCGCTAGAGATACACAGGCAACAGCCAACAACTGCATCATCCATGCTTTTCCAGCCTAAAATACAGAATGCATCAATCATACATTCATCCACACATACACAAGTAGATTACGAAAAATAATCAAATGCCATCGACCTAAATACATTAGGAGCTTACTGGTAACTCATAGGCAGAGATGAATCTGTCAAAGTAGTTCACAGATAAATATGCACACTGAGGTCCAAAATTGAAATAGGAATTCACCTATAAAACAACCAACACACATCATCACTAAATTTTCAAGAACTGATAATAAtccttttataaataaatcttcTATAAACATCCATACATCAATTAAAATTCAGCCAAACCCCATCTCATTTTTCTCAATCAAGAACCTAAATAAGCCCAAAAAATCCCTAAAAAAGTTACAAAATCACATCTAGTCCTAAAAAAAGTACTTATCTCAAAAAAACACAAGATATTACCTTTCCAATCCAATCAACAGCCTCTTGCCTAGCCTTCAAATCCAAAACCCCATTTCTCAATCTTTCCCCATAATCAGAAGCAGGCAAATGCTCACATTCTTTCTTTAACATCAAATCGAAAgcttcatcactttgtaaaggCAATAAACTATAAAAAGACTCTTCTTTAGcctcaaagatttgatttttaatagttTTGTTGTGAAATGAGGTCTCAAGGTCTTCAACACACTCATCAAAATAGATACTTTCAGTTTCTTCAGAACAGAGGAGACTTGATACTGCACAATCAAGACCTGGTGccattcaaaaacaaatttacCTCCAGTATATTAAATCTCTCTGGCTTCTAACTTGAATCTTGATGAATATCTATGTATATGCAGTGCGTAGGAGGGAGGGAGAGTGAGAGAGATGGGGCaagttgagagagagagagagagagagagagagagatggggcaAGTTTGGAGAACAAGGGAGAAGGGATTGCAAAATATAGACAGAGCAAGAAAAGGGGGAAAATAATAAAGGTGGtggtatttatttttaaataaaagttaatttgtttttgcaactaatttttattatttcctaAGACTCTGGGAGTGAATGATATTTATGGGAATAATTATGACTCGCTGACAGCGTGATGCAACGTGCCAAATACTTTTCTacggtaaaaaattaataaGGAAAAATTGTGTAAGTTTTGGTAAAACCTAATTTAataatccaaatattttttataaataatgtcACACGTATTAAATTGACGCGTGCATGATATAGTTTAGAATAATATACTTGGAGAGATTTATACATATAAGAATGATTatcattattgttattattattattattatttatttttgagcAGATAAGAAAGATTATTATTAGAATTATAGTCAATAGTATATGACACATATCATTTATACCCATTtttaatctatttaatatttctaacatttttgcttttttactttttcttcaactaaaatattaatacgaAGCATTTCCCTTTATTACATAAATGTACACGATTCCATTTATATGCTATCATGTTTCGAAACGTGTTTTTCTTATCCACAAATATTgcattagaaaaatataaattatttccattttttacacaaatttaCTTTTTCCTTTTATGCAAATTCTTCGTAATTTTTTATGAACTAAGCAACACCAATCTTTCATAAAATCTTGTGCGAAGAGTCGTGTCGTTTCATATTTTtccaattaataaaattaataaaatcttataaTTCTTATAGTACTACTGGTATCGCTAACAAATTTCggaaaagaaaaagagggtATGTATCGCCGATCTTGCAAAAAATTAATGGTTGCAGAGCCATTAATGTGTACGATTATTCTTAATTAATTCACATGCACCCGTGTTTTACATCTTAAAAGTTGTTTAACGACTTAACTTAAGGAATATTAGGAAAAAgtaataatttagaaaattcAAGACACCATGGTGACCCATTCgtactttttagtttttagtgtttttccaCAATGGGGTGGTGACATGTGGATCTGAAACACCGGCCTATCAGCCTCTCTGTGCAAGCTCCGATGTATGGTGATTTTAACTTGGATATAAAGTTTGtgtaacaaatttaaaattaatatgttgtatttcataaaatatttttcaaatttttaataaaaagaaatttataaCTGAAATagataatcaataaaatttattttttattatattaataattcacaaatcacttataatataaaattatacagaaaaataatttaagtgcATGCATCACGTCAAGTTATAGGTTATTGTTTTAAATCAGATCAAACTAACCTAGAGAAATGATTCCAATCCCGTCACCAAACGATTCTTTAGTCTTTCTTTCGGCTTGTAAGGATATTTCTTACTTATTTTCGGTTAATAATTTACTTAAAATTTCTGTTCGAGACCTGAAATGCAAGAAGATTTAacaatatgtgaaaatatctaAAGACTAGTTTCTTTATTCTAAATCAGttaattaacataaataaaaaaaaacgaaCATATAACATAGGTAAACAGTCATTGCATTTTAAAAAAACGAACATATAACATAGGTAAACAGTCATTGCATTGCTTCCATTCCGCAAGTATGctatttaggggccgtttggtttatcttaaaataaatgatttttcagtggagtagaaatgagaagtaaataagttaataaagtgtttggaaaataagcaaaagttgtgagagagaagctaacaTTCTCGGTTTCTTAAAAatacttctacttctttacataAACGGATCAATAAAAGTAACAGATTCTTAAAAatacttctacttctttacataAACAggtcaataaaaataaaggtcAGAAGCAGTTTCAGCTTCTTGTAAACAAACACCAGCTAATTGAGGAGATAAAGAAAAAAGAGTGGAAAATGGTGACATGAAAGAGTGATGAAAAGAAATAAG of the Daucus carota subsp. sativus chromosome 4, DH1 v3.0, whole genome shotgun sequence genome contains:
- the LOC108216692 gene encoding cyclin-D4-1 produces the protein MAPGLDCAVSSLLCSEETESIYFDECVEDLETSFHNKTIKNQIFEAKEESFYSLLPLQSDEAFDLMLKKECEHLPASDYGERLRNGVLDLKARQEAVDWIGKVNSYFNFGPQCAYLSVNYFDRFISAYELPAGKAWMMQLLAVACVSLAAKTEETEVPLLLDLQVCESKFIFEARTIQRMELLVLSTLKWRMQSVTPFSFIEYFIAKTTGDHIASTSTIYRSTQLIASLTKGIEFLEFRPSEIAAAVALSVAGDTHTVETKNALYELDHHLQKDKLVKCVELIKRSSPSFSAFRSSGPNGLIPSSLPRSPSGVLDAAACLSYRSDDSTVESCLSSSHYAENTKRRKLS